A portion of the Cervus elaphus chromosome X, mCerEla1.1, whole genome shotgun sequence genome contains these proteins:
- the RAB9B gene encoding ras-related protein Rab-9B, whose product MSGKSLLLKVILLGDGGVGKSSLMNRYVTNKFDSQAFHTIGVEFLNRDLEVDGRFVTLQIWDTAGQERFKSLRTPFYRGADCCLLTFSVDDRQSFENLGNWQKEFIYYADVKDPEHFPFVVLGNKVDKEDRQVTTEEAQSWCMENGDYPYLETSAKDDTNVTVAFEEAVRQVLAVEEQLEHCMLGHTIDLNSGSKAGSSCC is encoded by the coding sequence ATGAGTGGGAAATCCCTGCTCTTAAAGGTCATTCTCTTGGGTGACGGTGGAGTTGGGAAAAGCTCACTCATGAACCGTTATGTAACCAATAAATTTGACTCCCAGGCTTTTCACACCATAGGGGTAGAGTTCTTAAATCGAGATTTGGAGGTAGATGGACGTTTTGTAACTCTCCAGATCTGGGACACTGCAGGGCAGGAACGTTTCAAGAGCCTTAGGACACCCTTCTACAGGGGAGCAGACTGCTGCCTCTTGACCTTCAGCGTGGATGACCGGCAGAGCTTTGAGAACCTGGGTAATTGGCAGAAAGAATTCATCTACTACGCAGATGTGAAAGACCCTGAGCACTTCCCCTTTGTAGTTCTGGGGAACAAAGTAGACAAAGAGGATAGGCAAGTGACAACTGAGGAGGCGCAGTCCTGGTGCATGGAGAATGGAGATTACCCTTATCTAGAAACAAGTGCCAAAGATGATACTAATGTGACAGTGGCCTTTGAAGAAGCTGTCAGGCAGGTGTTGGCTGTAGAGGAACAACTGGAGCATTGCATGTTAGGTCACACTATTGACTTGAACAGTGGTTCCAAAGCAGGATCTTCATGCTGTTAA